In Methanofollis aquaemaris, the genomic window AGAGCCAGCGCCGGGAACGGGTGGGCCCTGAGAAGGTAGATCGCCGGGAGACGCCTGAACGATGCATACGCCAGGGCGAAGGAGGAGAATGCAAGGTAGACGAGGCAGATGCCTATGACGGCGAAGGCCGGATCGGGCTCCCGTCCCCCGCCCCCGACCGGCCCCATCGTCACCGCGCTGAATGTCGAGAGGGCGCCGACGGCAAAGATGGCGGAAAAAGATCCGAGGATACCGTACGCCGCCGCGAGGAGCCCGGCGGCCCGCGAAGTGAGGGCGTACCGGTAGCCCCGCGACGCATCCCTGCCAAGGGTGAAAAGCACGGCGACGACCAGGATGGAGAGGCCGACGCTGAAGAAAGCGGTGAGGTAGGCCATCACCGTCGTTGCCACGGCCGCCTGATGCGTCCCGTCCCTCACCGGCAGAAAACCGGCCTCGTCCCCGGTGACATTGCCTCCCCTCCATGGATGCTGCATCTCCTGGACATCCATATGCGGCCCTTCGGCGGGGACCATGACCGCCGCCGCTCCCATGACCGGGGCGAGCGCTCCGACGAGGAAAAAAAGGAGAAGACACTGGATGAAGGGCTCGGGGGATCGCATGCATGTCACCGTCGGGGTACCCCGGAGAGCGGGGATATTTTGACCTGAAAAACTATGGGGGGGACAGGGGTATGAAATCGACGGAATGCGACCCCGCCGCCTCAGGCGCCGGGCAGGGTGACGACAAGACGGGCACCCTTCATGCCCTTTCCCAGGGCGATGAGGTCGCCGTCATGGAGGGCGACCTTCTGTTTCCCTTCAAGGAGGACGCTGTTGAGCACCGTCCCGCCGGTACTCCCGCAGTCCTCAAGATACCAGGCCCCCTCCTCCAGCGTCAGCAGGGCATGCGGGTGGGTGACCCTGGTCACCGCGGCGTAATGCTCGGCAAGAACGATATCGGCCATCCGATCGTATCCCCCCGTCCCGCCCGGATCCTCCCGGCCGACGGCGACCCGCTCCCCATGAAGGGGGAAGACCTTCCCGTCGTCAGGACCGCCGAGGAGCATCAGCACCGGCACGGCCGTCGCCAGTTCTTCCGAGACCTGCTCCTGCACCGCGGCAAGACGTTCGGAAAGCACGGCATCGGAAGGCATGAGCCCGACATTGCCGAAGAGACTGAGACTCCTGACAATCCCCTCCATCCCCCCCGGAACCACCGAATACTTCCAGACCGGGTGCACCCCCTTCGCCGTCGGCCTGCTCATCCCGGCCTCCTTCCTGATCACCCCGATCCTGAGCAGTTTGTCGATGTGCTTCTTGGTGTTCTCATAACTCGTCTCGATCTCGCGCGAGATCTCCCTGATATCCTTGGGCCGCCGCTCGATCACCTTCAGGATCTTCAGGCGCGTCCCGCTCCCGAGCACGTCGAGATATTCGGAGAGTTCGGCGAGGAAGTCCTCGTCGCGCTCGACCAGAAGTGTGTGAGTCCCTGCTTCTTCCTCCATCATCCACCTCATCCTCTGATGCGCCCCGACGGTATGAAACCTTCACCTCATGAGAGGGGGGCCCGGCGGATGCATCAACCGGAACAGAAAACATCGGGCCTTGTAGAATACTCATGAGCTGAGAGCACGCCTCAGGCATACTGCATGAAAATTGTTCTGAGCGATCTCTGAGGTGTTGAGGGCACCACTCAATCGCCGCCCCTCGGCCCTCTTCATCCGTGGGGGGTCCGGGGGGCACGGCCCCCCGGTGCGAGACGGCAGGTTTGAATTCTTCTCGTGGGGCGGCACGTCTGATCGACCTGCCTTCCCGGGCCCTGTCCTGATGCTGGGGGATCGGGGGCGGCCATCCCCCCGCAGAGATAGCCGTCCGGAGCAGTTCTACAAAGACAAAAATTGAAAAATTGTGCGGGTTCGATTGGCCGAACCCCTCGATTCGATCACACCAGCGGCTCGGGCCCCCGCGTCCCCGCGACCGGGAGATGCCCGCCGGTGACCACCACCTGCCGGTCGGTCTCCCTGATCTTTGCCAGGATGATCTCCTTGCCCCGTTGCGTCAGGGCAAAGACCGGCACCGCGGTCCCGGCCTGGAGGAGGGCCCGCCGCCCGGCCGCCTCGCGGAGGTGCCGCGAGGCGCAGACCGCCACGATGTCCGCCACCGCCGCGATCTCTTCGGCTTCCCCGGCCGAGAGCCCGGTCAGGTGCACCCCCACGATGATGGCGTCGGGGTACCGCATCCTCACCTCGGTGGCGACCGCAGGCGAGGCGACCGTCACCGCCACCGCCCGGTACCCGGCCTGCATCGCCGCCTCGACCCCGGCGATCGGATCGATCCGCGCCGTCACCGGGTCGAGCACCGCCCCCCCGTTCTCCTCGATCCGCCGGATCACCGCGGGGATGGGCGAGGTCTTCACGAGCCCCGACATCCGCCCGCCGATCCCCTGGACCAGCCGCGGGTTTATGGCGACGACCGTCCCTGCCCCGTCGCAGGCGACGACTGCGGCGTCGAGGTCACCCCGCCGCACCGCCGCGCTCAGCAGTTCCGAAGCCCCGAAGAGAACGAAGTCCGGGTCGGCAAGCACCTCGCGCTCTGGCGTGCACATCCCGAAGGTGCGGATCCGCTCCTCGATGTTCCTCTTGATCTCCTCTCCCGTCATCTCCCTGACCGGATGGGAGAACCGTTCGGCGAGCGGGCACGACCTGATCACCGGTTCGCCCACCTCGACGACTTTGCCGTCCCTGATAACAACCCGCGCCTTCCCGGCGGCCTCGATGATATGTTCGTCCATCACTTTTCCTCCTCGCAGAAGAGCGGGACATCGGCGAAGGCCGCCGCATCAAAGACCCCGCGGTCGGTCACCCGGAGATGCGGGATCACGGTCAGCGCAAGGAACGAGAGGTACATGAACGGGTCATCGACCGCACCCATCGCCGCGGTCTCCCCCTTGAGGGCCTCAAGCCTCCGGCAGACCTCGGGGTAGGGCTCGGTCGCCATCAACCCCCCGCACGGCAGGGGAAGGACGGTCACCCGCTCGCCCCTCACCGCGACCATCGCGCCCTTGCGATCGGTCACCTCGCGCACCGCCCGGCAGATCTCCTCGTCAGAGACCCCGACGGCGACGATATTGTGGGTGTCGTGGGAGACACTTGCGGCGATCGCACCCTCCTTCATCCCGAAACCCCGGACCAGACCGACCCCGCACCCCCCGTGCCGGTAGCGGTCGCAGACCACGACCTTGAGAATATCGTGTTCGAGATCGGGGACGGTCTCCACCCTGCACCGCAGGTCGTCGGTGACGATCTGCCCCCTGTTGAGGCCGATGACCCTCGCCATGCCCCGGCCCCCGACCGCAAGATCTGCGGGATCGGGCGGGCGGCACCTGAAGACCGGCGGCGGGCATGCCGGGGCCTGGTAACCGGGGTCTTCGTAGCGTACGCCCTGCACATAGGTCGCCGCCACCTCGAACTCAGGCGAACTTTTGAGCACGCAGAAGTCCGCCCGCCGTCCGGGTGCGACGGCGCCGCGGTCCTCCAACCCAAACCTTTGGGCTGAGGAGAGGGTCGCCGCCCTGAGCGCGACTTCCAGGGGCACTCCCTCCTTCACCAGTTTCCTGATGCAGTCGTCGATATGCCCCTCCGAGACGAGCATGTCGGCGTGCCGGTCGTCGGTCGCCAGGCAGCAGCGCGACGAAGTGCAGGGCGTGAGCAGGGGGGCGAGGGCCCTGATATTTCGCTCGGTCGAGCCCTCCCTCATCATGATGTACATCCCGAGACGGAGTTTCTCCTCGGCCTCCTCAAGCGTTGTGGACTCGTGGTCGCTCTGTATCCCGGCGAAGATATAGGCGTTGAGATCTTTTCCCGAGAGCATGGGGGCGTGCCCCTCCCTGACCCGGAAGAGCCCGAGTTTTTTCCAGACCTCGGGGTCGCCGTTCAGGACGCCGGGGACGTTCATCATCTCGCCCAGGCCCGCGACCCCCTCTCTCCCGACAAACTCCGCGAGGTCGTCCGCCGTGAGCACGGCCCCGCCCTCGTCCAGGGGGGTGGCCGGGACACAGGACGGGAGCGTGACCAGCACCGAGAGGGCCGAGCGCGACCCCTCGGAGAGGACGAACTCGATCCCCTCCTTCCCCGAGACATTGGCGATCTCGTGCGGGTCGGCGACGACCGTCGTCGTCCCTCGCGGGAGCACCGCCCGCGCGTACTCCCGCGGCGTGAGCAGAGAACTCTCGATGTGGACATGGGCGTCGATGAGACCGGGGACGACCCTCGCGCCCCCAAGGTCGACGGTCTCCCGCGCCTCGTAACCCTCGCCCATCCCGACGACCCTCCCGTCCTTCACCGCAAAGGAAGTCTCCTCCCAGGTGCAGGTGAAGGGGTTGTACAGGGAGAGGCCGGTGAAGAGACGGTCGGCGGGCACGCTCCCGCGTGCAGCATTCATGCATTCGTCCATGGTCACACCCGGATGTCCCTGATCACCGCGACCGTCCGTTCGTCTCCTTTCAGGAGATAGAGATAGAGTTTATAGGTGCCGGGCTCGAGGGCCACCGGGAAGGAGAATCTATTGGTGCCTTCCTGAAATTTCTCGGCTTTGACAAAGGTCTCGACCTCTCTCTGTCCAAAACTGCCGGTCTCGAAAACCGTCACCTGGAGCGTGGCCTCCATGGGCTCTGACGGGTTGTCCACCTCGACCTGGAGGGCGCCGTCCGCATAGGTCACCTCTCCGAATCCGATGCCGGTACATCCTGCGGTCAGAGCAAGGATGCAGAGGCAGGAGAGCCCGATAAAAGGTGCGGTCCGGGGAATTGCTGCCATTACCAGATGTGACCGCTGAGAGAAGATATAGTATTTGCTTCCGCTCCCTGGAGAGTCAGAGGAAGGAGGGGTGCGGATGGGGAGAAACCCGGCCTTTGAGCCGGGACGGTTCACTCTCTCTCAACACCTGACAATGCCCTTGACAAAGGAGGCAAGCGCTTCATGCACATTCTCGCCGGTCCGGGCGGAGATGAGATGGACTGAAGCGTCGCCGATTGCATCGGCATAGAGAGAAGGCCTGGACCCCGGGAGATCGCACTTGTTGAGCATAAAGACAACCGGCAACCCGGTCCCCTTCAGCCACGCATACAGTTCCCGCATCATATCGTCGGGTGCGGTCGTCGAGTCGACCACAATGATCGCCCCGTCCATTCCTCTGGAGAGAATCTTCCTCGCAAACTCAAACCTGTCCTGTCCCGGCGTCCCGAAGAGATAGACCTGCTGCTCCCCCACCTGTACCCGTCCGAAGTCGAGGGCAACGGTCGTCGACTCGCCATCGCAGTCTGCCTCGACATGCCGGGATGAGGGATCGAGCGCAGTAATTAGAGAAGACTTCCCTGCATTGAAGGATCCGAATACGCAGAGTTTGAGTTTCTCACGTGCCATCACCATTGCATATGATGTAGGTCTATATTTCTGTTTCGGTATTAGGTTCTCTTCAATATGGTAAGTTTATGAAAAAATTGGCGTTATTTGCCTCAAAAAATCTTCGACATCCCCTTCCGGGATGGCAATACAGGATACCTCTCCTTATGGGTTCAGATCTTCTCGACCGTGATCCGTACGCGGTCGCCTGCCTTGAGTCCATGACCCTTCGGGATATCGATGTTGAACCAGAGTTGCTCAGGGTTCTGTTCCCCTTCACTTTTCGGACCCTGCTGCATAATGCAGTCTTTGAACTCGTTGATCCTGGCAACAAACTCGATCTCAGACTCGAAAGAGACAATCGATTCCATACCTAAAAATCGCGGGCGTATATATTAATCATGCCGCCCTGGGGCAGACCATCCATGTCGTCGAGTTTGAATAACTCCACCTCTGGATCTCAAGTTCCTCACAGATCTCTGAGAGGATGGCGAGGTTTGTGCCGACCTCCTTTGCCGAGAGTCCGAGGTCGTGGGCAATGTACTTCGACTTGAAGTAATGCTTGCCTTTTCTTAGACCTCCCATGAGATATTGGACAATCCGGTCCTGTGTATTGTTATAGTTTTCCCGGATACTCTTATTGTTACCCATATCGATACCTCAACTTGTTAGTCCTATCAGCATTTCTTTATATATATCTTGTGCTTTTCCCCGCCCCTCTCCCGGTAAATGGACATTTAGGGCACCTGCGTCTGTTATATGGTCATTAAAAAAGATGAATCTATTTTCTCGTCATCACAAGGATGCCAAGAGAAAGTGCGGCAAGAACGGAGATCAATGTCAACGGGGCCTGAGTAGGCGTCGTGGCCGGCACCGTCCCGGTCGTCTCAGGAACCGAGGTCTCCGGCGCCGTCGTTTCGGTTGCTGTCTCCGTTGGTGCGAGCGTTGTCGGGGCCGTCGTCGGCGTCCCGGTGATGGTCGTGGTCGTCACCGTCGGCACCGTAGTGTTGACCCCGATCCTGTCGCCCGAATAGAACGTGACGACATTCGAGTCCTCCGCGGAGTCGGCAAAACCCTGCGGAGAGCGCCACTCCGCCCGGACCTGATACTCCCCCTCCTGCAGTCTGTCGAGGACGATCGGCCCCGCCATGCCCGGATCGTCGGTATAGATATGCGTGGCGGTGATCGGGAGATCTGAGAGATCCTGCCCCTTGAACGTCGTCAGTTCGGCTCCGTCCGGGGTCGTGACCACGATATCCACCGAGGCATGCTCGTCACCGGCGACGTACTGGGTGCCCACATATAAACTGATCACCTTGAAGGCGATCGCCGTCCCGGTCGGGATGGAGATCCCCTCGATCCGGTCGGCATGGTTCGGGGCGGCGAGGACAGGTTCGATCCTGAGGTCAGGATACCTGACCATGATTCTCTTCCCGGTCCGGGCGTTATCTTCCCTGCTGTAGGCATAATACAGCCCGGTATCCTCCTCGACCAGGGCATCGTCGAGATCGAAAGCGGTCTCGTCGGGGATCGAGATCCTGTTCTGCTCGCCCTTCCCGGTATCGTCGTCATAATACTTGACCAGCGCCGTCACCGGGTTATCGGTCGTCTGGTTCCTCAGGGCCGAGAGGTTCAGTCCTTCTTCATAGACAAATACCGTATCTCCGGGTTCGATATCGG contains:
- a CDS encoding FHA domain-containing protein — translated: MMEEEAGTHTLLVERDEDFLAELSEYLDVLGSGTRLKILKVIERRPKDIREISREIETSYENTKKHIDKLLRIGVIRKEAGMSRPTAKGVHPVWKYSVVPGGMEGIVRSLSLFGNVGLMPSDAVLSERLAAVQEQVSEELATAVPVLMLLGGPDDGKVFPLHGERVAVGREDPGGTGGYDRMADIVLAEHYAAVTRVTHPHALLTLEEGAWYLEDCGSTGGTVLNSVLLEGKQKVALHDGDLIALGKGMKGARLVVTLPGA
- a CDS encoding methanogenesis marker 8 protein, with amino-acid sequence MDEHIIEAAGKARVVIRDGKVVEVGEPVIRSCPLAERFSHPVREMTGEEIKRNIEERIRTFGMCTPEREVLADPDFVLFGASELLSAAVRRGDLDAAVVACDGAGTVVAINPRLVQGIGGRMSGLVKTSPIPAVIRRIEENGGAVLDPVTARIDPIAGVEAAMQAGYRAVAVTVASPAVATEVRMRYPDAIIVGVHLTGLSAGEAEEIAAVADIVAVCASRHLREAAGRRALLQAGTAVPVFALTQRGKEIILAKIRETDRQVVVTGGHLPVAGTRGPEPLV
- the ade gene encoding adenine deaminase is translated as MDECMNAARGSVPADRLFTGLSLYNPFTCTWEETSFAVKDGRVVGMGEGYEARETVDLGGARVVPGLIDAHVHIESSLLTPREYARAVLPRGTTTVVADPHEIANVSGKEGIEFVLSEGSRSALSVLVTLPSCVPATPLDEGGAVLTADDLAEFVGREGVAGLGEMMNVPGVLNGDPEVWKKLGLFRVREGHAPMLSGKDLNAYIFAGIQSDHESTTLEEAEEKLRLGMYIMMREGSTERNIRALAPLLTPCTSSRCCLATDDRHADMLVSEGHIDDCIRKLVKEGVPLEVALRAATLSSAQRFGLEDRGAVAPGRRADFCVLKSSPEFEVAATYVQGVRYEDPGYQAPACPPPVFRCRPPDPADLAVGGRGMARVIGLNRGQIVTDDLRCRVETVPDLEHDILKVVVCDRYRHGGCGVGLVRGFGMKEGAIAASVSHDTHNIVAVGVSDEEICRAVREVTDRKGAMVAVRGERVTVLPLPCGGLMATEPYPEVCRRLEALKGETAAMGAVDDPFMYLSFLALTVIPHLRVTDRGVFDAAAFADVPLFCEEEK
- a CDS encoding GTP-binding protein, with translation MAREKLKLCVFGSFNAGKSSLITALDPSSRHVEADCDGESTTVALDFGRVQVGEQQVYLFGTPGQDRFEFARKILSRGMDGAIIVVDSTTAPDDMMRELYAWLKGTGLPVVFMLNKCDLPGSRPSLYADAIGDASVHLISARTGENVHEALASFVKGIVRC
- a CDS encoding DUF7123 family protein — encoded protein: MGNNKSIRENYNNTQDRIVQYLMGGLRKGKHYFKSKYIAHDLGLSAKEVGTNLAILSEICEELEIQRWSYSNSTTWMVCPRAA
- a CDS encoding DUF3821 domain-containing protein produces the protein MVRSIYTGISGVGIVCCLLLLVSAAIAPVSARGDTISDIEPGDTVFVYEEGLNLSALRNQTTDNPVTALVKYYDDDTGKGEQNRISIPDETAFDLDDALVEEDTGLYYAYSREDNARTGKRIMVRYPDLRIEPVLAAPNHADRIEGISIPTGTAIAFKVISLYVGTQYVAGDEHASVDIVVTTPDGAELTTFKGQDLSDLPITATHIYTDDPGMAGPIVLDRLQEGEYQVRAEWRSPQGFADSAEDSNVVTFYSGDRIGVNTTVPTVTTTTITGTPTTAPTTLAPTETATETTAPETSVPETTGTVPATTPTQAPLTLISVLAALSLGILVMTRK